A window from Triticum aestivum cultivar Chinese Spring chromosome 6D, IWGSC CS RefSeq v2.1, whole genome shotgun sequence encodes these proteins:
- the LOC123145042 gene encoding probable aquaporin TIP2-1 produces the protein MVKLAFGSCGDSFSATSVRAYVAEFIATLLFVFAGVGSAIAYGKLTDDGALDPAGLVAIAIAHAFALFVGVAIAANISGGHLNPAVTFGLAVGGHITILTGIFYWVAQLLGSTAACFLLKFVTHGKAIPTHGVAAGMNEFEGVVMEIVITFALVYTVYATAADPKKGSLGTIAPIAIGFIVGANILAAGPFSGGSMNPARSFGPAVAAGNFAGNWVYWVGPLIGGGLAGFVYGDVFIASYQPVADQDYA, from the exons ATGGTGAAGCTCGCATTCGGGAGCTGCGGTGACTCCTTCAGCGCCACGTCCGTCAGGGCGTATGTGGCGGAGTTCATCGCCACCCTCCTCTTCGTGTTTGCCGGCGTTGGGTCCGCCATTGCCTATG GGAAACTCACCGATGATGGCGCGCTCGACCCGGCTGGCCTTGTGGCGATCGCGATCGCCCACGCCTTCGCCCTCTTCGTCGGTGTCGCGATCGCTGCCAACATCTCCGGCGGCCACCTCAACCCCGCCGTGACCTTCGGCCTTGCCGTCGGCGGCCACATCACCATCCTCACCGGGATCTTCTACTGGGTGGCCCAGCTGCTCGGCTCTACCGCCGCCtgcttcctcctcaagtttgtCACCCACGGAAAG GCCATCCCGACGCACGGTGTGGCGGCGGGCATGAACGAGTTCGAGGGCGTGGTGATGGAGATCGTCATCACCTTCGCGCTGGTGTACACGGTGTACGCCACGGCGGCGGACCCGAAGAAGGGGTCCCTCGGCACCATCGCGCCCATCGCGATCGGCTTCATCGTCGGCGCCAACATCCTCGCCGCCGGCCCCTTCAGCGGCGGCTCCATGAACCCTGCCCGCTCCTTCGGCCCGGCCGTCGCCGCCGGCAACTTCGCTGGAAACTGGGTCTACTGGGTCGGGCCTCTCATCGGAGGCGGCCTCGCCGGGTTCGTCTACGGCGACGTGTTCATCGCGTCCTACCAGCCAGTCGCCGACCAGGACTACGCGTAA